A region of the Aythya fuligula isolate bAytFul2 chromosome 24, bAytFul2.pri, whole genome shotgun sequence genome:
CAGAGCGGGGCCCGGTGCTCcgacaccagcagcagcacccatgggtgctgggggggcccTTCCGGGAGCCCACCCAGGGCAACCCAGcctctggggggggggtcacaggcccaggaccccccccccaatcgCTCCCCGTTCCTGCTCCCTGCGGGTTCTCCACGctgacctcctcctcctcctcctcctcctcctcttcctcatcttcctcctcctcccggggTGGGCAGCGCTGGCCGAGGCCGTGCGGAGCTGCCCCGGGGGCAGCAGGCGGTCGCCCCGCTCCGGTCCCCGCTCCCCACGGGGCTGGACACGGGGACAAAACCCGGTCTGGGGTCGAAGCCCCCCGGTGGGGGACGCCCAGGGACCCCcggtgttggggggggggggacacagccgcagccccccccccgagggCACGGAACCGTTTTCTTACCCCAAACCCAAGAAGCGGCCGCGGGACCCTCGGCTCGGCACCGGGACAGCCCCGGGGGTCGCCTCCTCCGGtgcccacccccctccccctccgGTAACCCCCCCGCCCCCTGGTGACCCCCCCTCTCCGGTAACCCGGGCACCGTGAAGCCGGGGGTGGCGGCCGCTCCCCGGTGCTGTCCCGCTGTGCCCGGTGTTGTCCCGACCCGAGCAACGCGGTGGGGCCCCGGTAAGTCCCGGTAAGTCCCGGTCAGTCCCGGTCGGTGCCCACGGGGAAGCCCCCCCCGGGATCTGCCCCGTTCTTATCGGATCCCCCCCTAACGGGGCTGTCAGAGTTGGGCGCCGCGTTACCACCCCCGGGCACCGCAGGGCGATAACGGGGAACGGGGCAACCGGGGGACaaccgggaggggggggggcagccggCACCGGGCGGGTGGCAGAGCCCCGGTAACACCGGGACAGCGCCCGGGGGTGCTCGGCAGAGCGGGGACCTCGCCCCCGGGGGGGCCAGCACCGAGAAGCGGCACCGGAGCCGCGGTCCCGGTACCCCCCGGTACCCCCCGGTGACCTCCGGTAACCCCTGGTGACCTCCCGGTGACCCCCCCCAGAGCCCGGTACCCTCCCGGTGACCCCCCGGTGACCCCCGGTGACCCCGGTTCCGCCCCCCCGGTGCTCACCGTGGGGCCCGGCCGGGGCGTGGCGGCGGCTCCCGGTGCCGGCGACGATCGCGGCTCCGCTCCCGGCCCCGAGTGACGCCACCGGAGCCGCCGCCCGCCCGACCCCGCCCCCTCCCGGCACGCGTCACGCCCCTCCCAGCCAATAGCAGCGCGCGGCCCCGCGAGGGACGGGCGGCGGCGAGCCAATCAGCGCCGTCTTCTCCGCGGTGACGTCAcggaggggaggggggctgcCCCGCGGCGGCTGTTCCCGGCTCTGCGCCGCCTCCCGCCGCGGGGTGGCGCTGGGAGGTGAAGGGAGGGAGGAgcgggggggggagaggagggtgcCGGGAACGGCCGTGCGGGAAACCCGGCTGAGTTCCGGGCAGCGCCGTGACGTCAGCGCGCggcccgcggccgccgccgccgcctcttAAAGGGGCCGCGCCCTCAccggggggagcccgggggggCCCACAGCGACCCCGCCCGGGGCACCGGGGCAGCACCGGGGTGGGGGAGCCACGAAGCCACGGGGCCTGGGGGGTGGAACTGAGCCTTGACGAGGCTTGGCTGCCCTGCCCGGGCTCCCCCGGGGGCTTTCGGTGGTCCTGGGGGgttcccggtgccccccggtggGACGGGAGCCCCCCGGTCCGGTTGCGCAGAGCGAGGCGGGAGGCTGGGGCTCGTAGAAAAGAGCTTTATTAGCGGGGCTGCTCGCCGGGAGGCAGCCGGAGGAAGCGGTtagaggctgcagcagcccccctgGGCGAGGGGGGGGCAcgcgttaaaaaaaaaaataataaaagtgttgaaaaaataaccaaaaacgCAATAATTGGGGCTTTGGGGAGAGGAGTGTGGGGGTGGTGAACTGCCCGTGGTGGGCACAGCGGGAGCAGCGGCACGCGGGGCTGCCCGTCCTGGTCCCCAGGATGGGGATGATGTGGGATGGGGAGCCAGGGGGGTTGTAGGGCCAGGAGCTGGTTGGGTTGTAGGGCTGAGAGCCAGGTGGTCTGCAGGGTCCGGAACCGGTTGGGTTGTAGGGCCTGGAGATGGTTGGTTTGTAGGACCGGGAGCCTGTGGATTTGTAGGACCGGGAGCCCGTCGACTTGTAGGACCGGGAGCCCATCGACTTGTAGGACCAGGAGCCCATTGATCTGTAGGGCCCGGAGCCCGTTGGTTTGTAGGACCGAGACCCAGTTGATCTGTAGGACCAGGAGCCGGTTGGTCTGTAGGGCCCAGAGCCGGTTGCTTTGCTCCCACTGCCACGGGGAAACCTTCACCTCGCAGCCCCCATTCAGCCCACGCACCTTGGCCCCTGCCCGCagccgccccccagccccacatcccGGGGGTCTCCCGGGGCAGACGCCTCGTCCCCtcggggcagcagggcaggacccccccctggggctgggggcaccggACAAGAAGAGGGGAAACGATGCggagaggaaaagcaagttTATCTATTTAGTGGGGCCAGCGGCAGCCGTCCCCGctgcacggggagggggggagcggGCCGGGAAGGAAGGTGCTGAGCCCggggtgctgagcacagccccgCACATCCCTCCCCTGCCTGCCGGGAGCAGCCCCGGTGTGTCCGCAGCTCCCCGGGGGCGAAGCTGCCGAAGGCGAGcggcctcctgccctccccgtGGCtcctgcggggccggggcgatGCCGTGGTGCTGGCTGCGTGCGTGAGAGCCGGAGCGTGGCAGCCCCGGGGGAACCGGGGCCGTGCCCGCGAGCTGCGGGGTGCGATGCGAGCGCTGCCTTGCTGCGGGGGACGGAGCGAAGCCGGCGGCGGGGAAGCAGGAAACGGGGAGGGAATGAGCCTGAGCCCTGCCGGGACCCCTGGAGGAAGCAGGGGCTGAGAAATCCTCGAGGTGTCGGGGCTGCTCCCTGATGGTCGAGGCGCTGGCACACCCCAAACGCCTTCTTGCAACAAATTGCAGCCGCTGCTGGGTTCTCCAGCACCGCCGCCTGCCTTCGccctctccccagccagccagcaggcaCCTCGCTGCCCGCTGCCACCAAAAAGGAGGGGTGCAGCGCCCCAGCTCTGCGTGCTCCCTGCCTCGGGGAGGGTTTTGGCAGGCAGCCCGTTACCCCAAGCACGGGAGCGTGCGCCCACCCTGCCTCTGCGAGGGCAGCGCtgcatggagcagcagcaggaggggtcTGGGGGACGTGGTGGCAGCCGGGCTTCGTGGTGAGCCTGTCCCGGCACCGCCACgggaggggagagcagagcagacccGCCTGCGTGCCACGGGGCTCACACAGCTTCGCCCTCGCTCTGCAAACCCCCAGGATTTGCTCGGGTCTCCCCTCCTGCAGCGCGGAGCCGTGCTGCCCCCAGAGGTGGCCGCTCAGCCTggtggggggagctggggtgCGGTGGGCTGGGCAGGGTGCTTGGCACGAAGCTTTCTTGACACCAGGGCTTTGCTCTCAGAGGCACTTGGGTTTTCCAGGTGTACAGCCGTTGTTATCTTGGTTTTAGCACTCTCTCCAGCTGGGCTGGGTCCCCGTCGCTCAGGGCTCGTCTTCAGGGCCGGTGGCTGGAAGGCTCTCACGCAGGCCTGTGGCAGGAATGGTCTCCGAGGGTGATTTGACgtgtgtaagaaaaaaaaaaaaacaaaaaacaaaaaacagtcccATGTTCCTAGTGTTCCTGTGTGctaaaactaaaatataaaatacaccTCGTCCTAGCAGGCAGGGGATTGGCGTCGGCTCTGCGGGGTAGTAAAGAGGCATGGTGTACGCTTTCCCCCGGGGCACCGGGGCGGAGAGATCTCAGAAGGTGACTGGTTCCGTGGTCAGCCGTCCGTCCGCAACCCTTCCGCGCTGCCGCGGGTGCTACTCACTGTCACTCTTGTCCACCAGTACCGCGTCGGACTCCTCGGTGATCTCCAGCAGCGTGTGCATCTCGGGGCTCTCCCCACGCATCAGATCCGagttttctccctcctctccgCCGACCTCCACCAGCTCCGTGGCTTTGACTTCCACCTCGCCCTCTCGTATCTTCTTGACGTGGAAGGTGAAGGGCGGCACTTTGTAGACGGCCGTCTTGGACCTGGCGTAGATGGTGTGGTCGGGGGTGAAGGACTTCCGCAGCTTGTCCCGAGAGGTCTTcatcttctctctcctctcgTTAGTCACAATCTTGGTGCCCAGTTTGttcatcctcttctccaggttgtGGCGGGTCTTCTCCAAGTTGTGGCGGGTCTTCTCCAGGTTTTCCTTGGTCTTTAGCTTAGtcttctccatcttctcctTTGAGAAGGCCTTCTTAAAGTCATCCACTCTCTTCATGCCGCTCCTTTTGATGCGCTCTGCCCTTGACTCTTCGATAATCTCCTCGATCTCCACCTCCTCATCCGAGGAGAGCTGGATGTGATCCTCCTCCGCGTGGTCCTCGCCAGCCGGCACCTCCTCACCCTCGCCTTCCTTCTCTTGCTTCTCACCCTCCTTCAGGGACTTGCTGATGCTCAGCTTCGATGGGAGCTTCACTTCATCCTGCAAGACACAGAGCGGAGCCAGTGAGACACGCACCCAGCTTCGCCAGCCCCCGCCGCACTCCGTGGTGCTGCCGAGCACAGCGACAACTCACGGCCGAGCAAACCCAGGCAGCCTCCGACCCGGGCTCATCCTCTCCATCACCTGATAAATGACTCTAAAGAGGATCAGCTCTGTCCCACTGCATCTTACGGCTCTGCTGTATTCCAGCTCCCGTACACCTCTCCGTGCACGCTGGGCTGGTTCCAAACCCATCACTCACCCCGGCTGGGCGAGCACCGGGACTGGAGAcgtttcccttcctcctctgcccctgccacAGCCCCGTCCCTGCAGCTTCATCCTCATCCCAGAGCCCCTGAGTCCAACAGGCTCCGGCTGCTGCTCGGATCCCCACACGCAGAAGCTGCTCTGCCCATGGCCCACGCCGCAGgacagggacatggggaggACGAGGCAGCAGGACAAGCCACGGAGAATCCCTAACCCTGCAAACAGCAGGGCAAAACCAGAGCCTCCCAGTTCCTTCCCGCTGCACGCCATCCCTCTCCCTTGCAAGAAGCAAGTGGGACAGCCCAGGAATCCTGGCTGCTCGCCCCGAAAGCTGCACAaacctgcaggcagggcagggcagagctgccctgcaaggcacacgctgctgctgctgctgcggctcTGGGGCTGCATCTTCCCCCCCGCCCCAAGGCTCCTGCAGCAAAAGAGGGATGGAGAcgggcagcaggagcctgggAGGAACTGCCAGGCATTGTTTGTagccctgcagctcacagctcaGCGTGCCGGAGCACAGCACACCTCTGCTGTGCACCTAAGAAGCTCCCAGCAATGACACTCGTGCGTGGGAGCAGAGACCGGGAGCTGGAGCCATCGAAGCACTGGGAAGCTGTCACGGAAAGCTCCCAAACCCAGGGCTCCTGCCTCATTCCTGCCTTTCCAGCCCTGATCTCTTGGCTGGGACCCCTCCAGGGTGAAGGATGTGAGCTGTGTCTGCCCGGTGGGCATacaggctgcagccacagctcttACACAGGCTGCTGAAGCATCCTCAGCCCCTCTGCCACGTTGTGCTCCCCTgcgccttcccctccccatcaaCCCAAACCCTTCCCGCAGCTCATCTTCTCCTCCCAGTTCTCCCAGTGCCCATCCCAGtgtggtgctgggctgcaggtggcAGCACAATCCAGCCCCGGGCACGTCGCCCAGCCTGGCCTCGACCCCTGGGTCTGCGCTCAGCCTTTCCCAAGGCTTGCAGGGATCCAGATGTGGGGCTGGGCCATCCCCCGGGACGGAGCCTGCAGCcctgtttttcccatttcagcGCTGGGGATGTCGGTCGGGGCTCTGTCTGAGCCTGGATCCAACGGAGGCAGAAGCAACGGGTCCTGAGGCTCAGCGGGGTTACGCGGTctctgctggggacaggaggcAAATTCATTCAGCTTCTCCGCTCCCCTGGGTCAGCCAAGTCCGTGATCCCCGTGGCAGAGGACAAGCGTGTGCCCAGGAGAGGCACTCGGGCCAGGAGAGGGGCACAGGTCTGGGGCAGGATTGTTTTTCATCCGAGCAGCACATAGCGTGCGGCCCTGCCGCAATGAATCACCTCGGTGTTCCCAGCGCAGGCTGGAAATAGCCCCTCACTGTACAAAGCCTCGcagctgcggggctgcagccCGCGGCCCAGAAATTTCTTGCCCGAGTTGTTTTAACCTACGGAGCTGGGAGGGCCAGGCGGGGAGCAGTGAGCCGAGCGCTGCCAGAAAGCCAGCAGCAAGGAGGCACGGCCTGCCCTCACCCACAGCGTGCACGGAGAGGAGTCAGCGGGGTTGAGATCGGGAGAAAACTCAGCGGGGCTGAGATCTGGAGAGGACTCC
Encoded here:
- the CAVIN1 gene encoding caveolae-associated protein 1, with the translated sequence MEDTTLQIIEPPTASEASEEQTPEEPIKSDQINGVMVLTLLDKIIGAVDQIQLTQTQLEERQQEMDSAVTSIQGELTKLTKAHTTTSNTVNKMLEKVRKVSVNVKTVRQNLEKQAGQIKKLEANEAELLKRRNFKVMIYQDEVKLPSKLSISKSLKEGEKQEKEGEGEEVPAGEDHAEEDHIQLSSDEEVEIEEIIEESRAERIKRSGMKRVDDFKKAFSKEKMEKTKLKTKENLEKTRHNLEKTRHNLEKRMNKLGTKIVTNERREKMKTSRDKLRKSFTPDHTIYARSKTAVYKVPPFTFHVKKIREGEVEVKATELVEVGGEEGENSDLMRGESPEMHTLLEITEESDAVLVDKSDSE